CCCGATCAGCCGCGACCGCGGACACTGGCCGGTAAAGCGAGCCGATCGGCTGCGAAGTGCTGCCAAGTTTCGGCCCATCGTGCTCGGAAATTGAGGTTGGCTCGAGCGCACCGGCGGCTGCGCGATTGTCCCGCTCCATTTCACCGGGTTACTATGAAGGTCGTCAGCAGCCGGTAAGATTCTCCTGATGCACGATCTCTTGATTAGGGGCGGCACCGTTGTCGATGGCACCGGTGCCAGGGCTCGGACTGCTGACGTGGCGGTGCAGGGAGATATCGTGACGGCGGTGGGGACCGTGGACGGTCCCGCAAGACGGACCATCGATGCGGACGGGGCACTGGTGCTGCCCGGTTGGGTGGACATTCATACGCACTACGACGGCCAGGCGACCTGGGATGCCGAGCTGACACCCTCCTCGCTGCACGGCGTTACCACGACGGTGTTCGGAAATTGTGGGGTCGGCTTCGCTCCTGTGCGTCCGGGCAGCGAGCCCTATCTCATTAACCTGATGGAAGGGGTGGAGGACATCCCGGGTACGGTCTTGTCGGAAGGCGTTGATTTTCGGTGGGAATCGTTTCCCGAATACATGGACGTCCTGGCCGAAACCCCTCGGACAATGGATGTGGCGGCGCAAATCCCGCACGGCGTGCTCCGGTTCTACGTGATGGGGGAGCGTGGCGCCGACCATGAAGCGGCGCCCACAGAAGATGAAATCAGTCAGATGCGGGATCTGGCCGAAGCAGCGCTGCGCGCGGGCGCAGTCGGGATCTCGACATCAAGGACGACCAAGCACAGGGCCGCCGATGGCCGCATGACGCCCGGTTTGTCGGCCGACCGCGCGGAACTGTCCGGGTTGGCTGAGGCCATGCGGAGGGCAGGGGCAGGAGTGTTCCAGTGCAACACGGACTTCGGTCCCGGCGAGTACGAGATCCTGGAGGGGATCGCCCGGCGTTCGGGGCGTCCGCTCTCGGTGCTCTTGCTGCAGATCGACCGTGAACCCCAGTTGTGGCGGCAAACGCTGGGGGCCATCGAGCGCTCGAATCAGGCTGGGCTGCAGGTCAGAGGTCAGGTCGGATGCCGTCCCATCGGCGTGATGATGGGCCTGGAAACCAGCATGAATCCGTTCAAGACGCACCCGGCTTGGGAGTCGATTGCAGGTCTGTCGCCGAGAGACCGTATCGCGGCCCTTCAAATCCCGGACCTGCAAAGACGGCTGGTCGAAGAGCGGCCAACGGACCCGTACACCAAGTTCATGGACTATGGGCTGACCCGGGCATCCGAGTTCACACCGGGGTTCGACTATGAACCGGTACCGAACGAAACCGTTCACGCGAGGGCGGCTGCAGCAAATCGAACGGCGTGGGATCTTGCCCTCGAACTTATGCTCGAATCCGATGGCAAGGGGTTGCTGTTCTTCCCATTTGAGAATTATGCTGATGGAGATTTGACCGTTATCCGCACGTTACTGGAATCACCGCACACGGTGTGCGGCCTTGGCGACGGGGGTGCACACGTTGCGACGCTGTGTGATGCGGGGTACCCGACTTTCCTGCTTTCGTACTGGGCTCGTGACCGCGTCAAGGGGCCGGGCCTGCCCCTGGAGCACTTGGTGCACAAGCAGACATTGGCAACGGCCAGTTCGTACGGTTTGCACGATCGGGGGCAGCTGAGACCCGGATTCCGTGCAGACATCAACGTCATTGACTTCGATTCGCTGAAGGTGACGCGGCCCGAAATCGTCTATGATCTTCCCGCTGGCGGGAAACGTCTCCTGCAGGGTGCCGAGGGATACCTTCACACGATAGCCTCTGGGGTGGAGGTGCGGTCGATGGGCGAATTTACGGGTGCGCGGCCCGGCCGCCTGTTGCGGGGGGCGACAGCGCTGCCGGCAGAGACGCAAGCGACGGCGTAAGCCAGATGCGAAGGAAACCGCTTGAAGGCGCTGCGGCCCCGCCGCTCCGCACAGATCGGTACCCGAGGGTGCAATCACGGAGCGCGCGTCCGGGCAACCGCCTTGACCGCAGGAATCGGTTCGTCGGCCTGATTCGTCGGGCCGCGCTGGTGGCCGTGATCGGCTATGTCGCGTTCCACGTGCTCAGGGGTGATTTCACGCCTAATGCGCTGCTTGAACAGAAGCGCGAAATTCAAGCGGCCGAAGACACGGTGTCGGAGCTTCAGGTAGTTCACGATCGTCTGGAGGATCGGGTTTCCCGGCTGTCACGAAACTCGCTGGACCTGGATCTTCTGGAGGAGAGGGTCCGCGTCATGCTGGGCTGGGCCAGGCCCGATGAATACGTGTTCGTAATTGATTCAGACGAAGCCGGACAGTGATCGGCTCAGGCCCGCGGGGTAGTTCCTGATGGCCGCTTCGAAACGGGTGAAAGAAGGGGCGCGGGAACTCTCGCCGCTGGCGAGCCTCGCGGCCCGGGCGGCGGCATCGTATGAACCGATGCCCAATGGGCATGAGCAGGTGGATTTGGGTTTGCCACCAGGTGAGCTGCTCGACATCCACCGCCGCATGCTGCTTCTGCGACGACTGGAAGAGCGGATCGGACAGCTGTACGCGATGGGCGAGATCGGCGGATTTTGTCATCTCTACATCGGCCAGGAGGCAGTCGCCGTCGGGATGGAGCGCGCGACCCGATCGGATGATCCCGTCATCACGGCCTATCGATGTCACGCGCACATGGTTGTCCGGGGGGTTGCTCCGGAACTGGTGATCGGAGAGCTGCTGGGCAAGGCCGAAGGGGTTTCGGGAGGGAAGGGCGGCTCGATGCACATGTTCGATCCTGCCCGGAACTTCTATGGCGGCCATGGCATCGTCGGAGCCCAGGTTCCACTTGGAACAGGAATAGCTTTTGCCCTCAAGTATCGGAAAACCGACCGTGTATGCGTGACGTACTTTGGGGATGGCGCGATCAGTCAGGGGCAGGTGGCTGAAGCCTTCAACATGGCAGCACTCTGGAAGCTTCCGATCGTGTACGTGGTCGAGAACAACCAGTATGGAATGGGGACTGCCGTCGACCGAGCCAGCGCGGTATCCGCCCTGCACAAACGAGGTGAGTCTTTCGGAATTCCCGGACAGGAAGTCGATGGAATGGATCCAGTCGCAGTGGAGCGGGCAGGAAAGACGGCGCTGGAACATGCCCGTTCCGGGCGGGGGCCGATGCTCCTGGAGATGAAGACCTATCGCTACCGTGGCCACTCCATGTCAGACCCGGCTCTATACCGGACCCGAGAAGAAGTGCAGAAAGTCCGCGACGAACGGGACCCGATTTCGCGCGTGGCCGATCTGCTCGTGAACGCCGGGGTGGTCGACGCCGATCAGCTGAAAGCGGTGGATCGTGAAATCCGGGCAATGGTGATGGAGGCCGTTACAGCGGCGCAAGCCATGCCGGACGCCGACCCGGCTGAACTCATGACCGACATCTACTCCGGCGGCAGCTGACGTCCAATGCGCGAGATATCCGTGCGCGAAGCCATTCGGGACGCGATGGCCGAAGAGATGCGACGAGACGAGTCCGTGTTCCTGATGGGCGAGGAGGTGGCCGAATACGAGGGTGCCTACAAAGTCAGTCAGGGGCTGCTGGAGGAATTCGGGCCGGAGCGTGTGGTCGACACCCCGATTACTGAAGCCGGATTCGCGGGCGTCGGTGTGGGGGCCGCGATGATGGGCCTGCGTCCCATCGTGGAGTTCATGACGTGGAATTTCGCGATGCAGGCAATTGATCAGATCGTCAATTCTGCGGCGAAGACCAGATACATGTCTGGTGGTCGTTTGAGCTTGCCCATTGTCTTTCGCGGGCCGAATGGCGCCGCCTCGCAAGTGGCTGCCCAGCACAGCCAGGACTACGGGGCTTGGTACGCGCACGTGCCCGGGCTCAAGGTAGTGG
This window of the Rhodospirillales bacterium genome carries:
- a CDS encoding amidohydrolase family protein, yielding MHDLLIRGGTVVDGTGARARTADVAVQGDIVTAVGTVDGPARRTIDADGALVLPGWVDIHTHYDGQATWDAELTPSSLHGVTTTVFGNCGVGFAPVRPGSEPYLINLMEGVEDIPGTVLSEGVDFRWESFPEYMDVLAETPRTMDVAAQIPHGVLRFYVMGERGADHEAAPTEDEISQMRDLAEAALRAGAVGISTSRTTKHRAADGRMTPGLSADRAELSGLAEAMRRAGAGVFQCNTDFGPGEYEILEGIARRSGRPLSVLLLQIDREPQLWRQTLGAIERSNQAGLQVRGQVGCRPIGVMMGLETSMNPFKTHPAWESIAGLSPRDRIAALQIPDLQRRLVEERPTDPYTKFMDYGLTRASEFTPGFDYEPVPNETVHARAAAANRTAWDLALELMLESDGKGLLFFPFENYADGDLTVIRTLLESPHTVCGLGDGGAHVATLCDAGYPTFLLSYWARDRVKGPGLPLEHLVHKQTLATASSYGLHDRGQLRPGFRADINVIDFDSLKVTRPEIVYDLPAGGKRLLQGAEGYLHTIASGVEVRSMGEFTGARPGRLLRGATALPAETQATA
- a CDS encoding septum formation initiator family protein, whose product is MQSRSARPGNRLDRRNRFVGLIRRAALVAVIGYVAFHVLRGDFTPNALLEQKREIQAAEDTVSELQVVHDRLEDRVSRLSRNSLDLDLLEERVRVMLGWARPDEYVFVIDSDEAGQ
- the pdhA gene encoding pyruvate dehydrogenase (acetyl-transferring) E1 component subunit alpha, with amino-acid sequence MAASKRVKEGARELSPLASLAARAAASYEPMPNGHEQVDLGLPPGELLDIHRRMLLLRRLEERIGQLYAMGEIGGFCHLYIGQEAVAVGMERATRSDDPVITAYRCHAHMVVRGVAPELVIGELLGKAEGVSGGKGGSMHMFDPARNFYGGHGIVGAQVPLGTGIAFALKYRKTDRVCVTYFGDGAISQGQVAEAFNMAALWKLPIVYVVENNQYGMGTAVDRASAVSALHKRGESFGIPGQEVDGMDPVAVERAGKTALEHARSGRGPMLLEMKTYRYRGHSMSDPALYRTREEVQKVRDERDPISRVADLLVNAGVVDADQLKAVDREIRAMVMEAVTAAQAMPDADPAELMTDIYSGGS